One part of the Vidua macroura isolate BioBank_ID:100142 chromosome 14, ASM2450914v1, whole genome shotgun sequence genome encodes these proteins:
- the LOC128814484 gene encoding brain-specific homeobox/POU domain protein 3, whose amino-acid sequence MMSMNSKQAFSMHPILHEPKYPHLHTSSEAIRRACLPAPQIQGNIFAGFDETLLRGAEALAAVDIVSQKTHPFKPDATYHTMSSVSCTPTSSSVHLHHPSVLTTHHPHHHHHQPSQGLDGELLDHLNSALPLGGVPGPDVGSTPSHPHSHMSAINHMAHHSQPMNMSHPHGLASHAVISGPETETDPRELESFAERFKQRRIKLGVTQADVGSALANLKIPGVGCLSQSTICRFESLTLSHNNMVALKPILEAWLEEAERAQREKMTKPEIYTGGDKKRKRTSIAAPEKRSLEAYFAVQPRPSSEKIAAIAEKLDLKKNVVRVWFCNQRQKQKRMKFSATY is encoded by the exons ATGATGTCCATGAACAGCAAGCAGGCGTTCAGCATGCACCCCATCCTGCACGAGCCCAAGTACCCGCACCTGCACACCAGCTCCGAAGCCATCCGCAGAGCCTGCCTGCCCGCCCCCCAG ATCCAGGGGAACATCTTTGCGGGTTTTGACGAGACGCTGCTGCGAGGGGCCGAGGCTCTGGCCGCCGTGGATATCGTGTCGCAGAAAACCCATCCCTTCAAGCCGGACGCCACCTACCACACCATGAGCAGCGTGTCCTGCACTCCTACCTCGTCCTCCGTCCACCTGCACCACCCGTCCGTGCTGACTACGCACcacccccaccaccaccaccaccagcccTCGCAGGGCCTGGACGGGGAGCTGCTGGACCACCTCAACTCCGCCCTCCCGCTCGGAGGGGTGCCGGGCCCCGATGTGGGCTCCACGCCTTCGCACCCGCACTCCCACATGTCTGCCATCAACCACATGGCCCACCACTCGCAGCCCATGAACATGTCCCACCCCCACGGCCTCGCGTCCCACGCCGTCATCTCCGGCCCCGAGACAGAGACGGACCCGCGGGAGCTCGAGTCCTTTGCCGAGCGCTTCAAACAGCGGAGGATCAAGCTGGGGGTCACCCAGGCGGACGTGGGCTCCGCGCTGGCCAACCTGAAGATCCCGGGGGTGGGCTGCCTTAGCCAAAGCACCATCTGCAGGTTCGAGTCACTCACCTTGTCCCACAACAACATGGTGGCCCTCAAGCCCATCCTGGAAGCGTGGCTGGAGGAGGCGGAGAGGGCGCAGAGGGAGAAAATGACCAAACCCGAGATCTACACGGGGGGGGACAAGAAGCGCAAGCGCACGTCCATCGCCGCCCCCGAGAAGCGCTCGCTCGAGGCCTATTTCGCCGTCCAGCCCCGGCCCTCCTCTGAGAAAATCGCCGCCATCGCCGAGAAGTTAGACTTGAAGAAGAATGTGGTGCGGGTCTGGTTTTGCAATCAGagacagaagcagaaaaggatGAAATTTTCTGCCACCTACtga